From Sardina pilchardus chromosome 9, fSarPil1.1, whole genome shotgun sequence, a single genomic window includes:
- the dusp7 gene encoding dual specificity protein phosphatase 7: MKNNLWSSSRDVPIMMSSKSVEWLQDELESGVSSLLLLDCRSHELFESSHIESAINLAIPGLMLRRLKKGNLPIRSIIPNNEDKEKFVKRCKTDTVVLYDEATSDWQENGAATSVLGLLLQKLRDDGCKAYYLEGGFNKFQTEYPEHCETNLDCSCPSSSPPASVLGLGGLRISSDCSDGESDREPGSATESEGSPLPNNQPAFPVQILPYLYLGCAKDSTNLDVLGKYNIKYILNVTPNLPNMFEHDGEFKYKQIPISDHWSQNLSQFFPEAISFIDEARSKKCGILVHCLAGISRSVTVTVAYLMQKLNLSLNDAYDFVKRKKSNISPNFNFMGQLLDFERTLGLNSPCDNRSPNDQLFFTTPTNHNVFQLDTLEST; encoded by the exons ATGAAAAATAATCTTTGGAGCAGCTCCCGGGACGTGCCTATTATGATGTCGAGCAAAAGTGTGGAATGGCTGCAAGATGAACTGGAATCCGGAGTGAGCTCGTTGCTCCTGTTGGATTGCCGATCGCACGAGCTCTTCGAATCATCACACATCGAATCTGCAATAAATTTAGCGATTCCGGGTCTTATGCTCCGGAGGCTGAAAAAGGGAAATTTACCCATCCGATCCATCATCCCCAACAACGAGGATAAAGAGAAGTTTGTCAAACGCTGCAAGACGGATACGGTGGTGTTATATGATGAGGCCACTTCGGATTGGCAAGAGAACGGAGCAGCGACCTCGGTTTTGGGActtctcctgcagaaactgcgaGATGACGGGTGCAAGGCTTACTATCTTGAGG GGGGATTCAATAAGTTTCAGACCGAATACCCTGAACACTGCGAGACTAACCTAGACTGCTCCTGCCCCAGTAGTTCACCCCCTGCCTCTGTGCTTGGCCTGGGGGGCTTGAGAATCAGCTCTGATTGCTCTGATGGGGAGTCTGACCGTGAACCTGGCAGTGCCACAGAATCTGAAGGTAGCCCTTTACCCAACAACCAACCAGCCTTTCCAGTCCAGATCCTCCCATACCTTTACCTAGGCTGTGCCAAGGACTCCACAAATTTGGACGTGCTGGGCAAGTACAACATTAAGTACATCCTGAACGTAACGCCCAACCTGCCCAACATGTTTGAACACGATGGAGAATTCAAGTACAAACAAATCCCCATTTCGGATCATTGGAGCCAAAACCTGTCACAGTTTTTCCCTGAAGCTATTTCTTTTATTG ATGAAGCTCGTTCCAAAAAGTGTGGCATCCTGGTGCACTGCCTGGCAGGTATTAGCCGATCAGTGACGGTCACTGTGGCCTACCTGATGCAGAAGCTCAACTTGTCACTCAATGACGCCTATGACTTTGTCAAGCGCAAAAAGTCCAATATCTCACCAAACTTCAACTTCATGGGGCAGCTCCTTGACTTTGAGAGGACACTGGGTCTCAACAGCCCTTGTGACAACCGCTCCCCCAATGACCAGCTCTTCTTCACCACACCCACTAATCACAACGTGTTCCAGCTTGACACTCTGGAGTCCACATGA